Part of the Pseudomonas lijiangensis genome is shown below.
CCGCGTATGCCTTCCGCTGTAGGAGCGAATTTATTCGCGAACGGGTGGCCTTCGCGAATAAATTGGCTCCCACGAGGTTGTGCCGATCAATTAAGGCACAAACAACACTCGTGGGAGGCAGCTTGCTGGCGAAAAAGACCTGAAATCGACAGACATTCTGCGTCGTACGCTGAAGTCGCCAGCAAGCTGCCTCCCACAAATTGACTTCATTGACCTTAACTGATCGGCATTACTCCCACAGAGTTGTGCGAAGTTTCAGAAAGATTTGCGCAACCTCTACCAAGCGCTGTGGTCGTATTGGCAGCTATTTACAGAACAAAAGGCAGTTCCATGAGCGCTGATGCAGAAAACGTCGTACTAATCGTCGAAGACGAACCCTTGATCCTGATGCTGCTGGCTGATTATCTGTCGGGCGAGGGCTATCGGGTCTTGCAAGCCTCCAACGGCGAGCAGGCGTTCGAGATTCTGGCAACCAAGCCCCATCTGGACCTGATGATCACCGACTATCGCCTGCCGGGCGGGTTCTCTGGTGTGATGATTGCCGAGCCGGCCGTCAAGTTGCGACCTGAACTGAAGGTCATCTTCATCAGTGGTTACCCGGCAGAAATCCTCGATTGCGACAGCCCGATCACCCGCAAGGCACCGATTCTGGCCAAGCCGTTCACCATGGAAACCCTGCACACCCAGATCCAGCGTCTGCTGGCCTGAGACTTTGGCGATTCAGGCCTCGATCATCTCTCTCACCTTGGACGTCAGGTGATCGAAGGCAAAGGGCTTGGTGATCATCTGCATGCCGGTATCCAGAAAACCCGAGCGAGCGGCTGCATGCTCGGCATAACCGGTAATGAACAGCACTTTCAGCTCAGGCCTTAGCTGCCGCGCTATCTCCGCCAGTTGCCGCCCGTTCATGCCGGGCAGGCCGACGTCGCTGATCAACAGGTCGATGCGCTGATCGGACTCCAGAACCGGCACCGCACCTCGTGCGTCGCCTGCCTCTATATAGGCATACCCCAATTCGCTGAGTACCGAGCTGACCAGGGCCCGCACGGAGGGGTCGTCTTCGACTATCAGGACGGTTTCGCCTGCTTTGGCCTGAATGGTATCGCCCCGATAACTCTGTTCGTTTTCGGGCTGATCGCCCTGGAAGCGCGGCAGAAACAACTGCACGGTGGTGCCGCGACCGACTTCGCTCTGGATGGCGACATGGCCATGAGACTGCTTGCTGAAGCCGTAAATCATCGACAGACCCAGCCCCGTGCCCTGGCCGATGGGTTTGGTGGTGAAAAACGGGTCGAAGGCGCGATTGACTACGGCTTCCGGCATGCCGCAACCGTTGTCGCTGACGCTCAGGACCACGTAGTCGCCCGGCAGGAGGTTTTCATGGGCGTTGGTGAACGACTTGTCCAGCCGCTGATTGAAGGTCTCGATCTGCAACTGTCCGCCATCGGGCATGGCGTCCCGGGCATTGAGCACCAGGTTGAGCAGGGCATTCTCCAACTGGTTGGGATCGGCTTCGGCCGTCCATAGATCTGCATTGAGGTGCATGTCCAGGCGAATGCTTTCATTGAGGCTGCGCTGGATCAGTTCCCCCATGGAGCTGAC
Proteins encoded:
- a CDS encoding response regulator gives rise to the protein MSADAENVVLIVEDEPLILMLLADYLSGEGYRVLQASNGEQAFEILATKPHLDLMITDYRLPGGFSGVMIAEPAVKLRPELKVIFISGYPAEILDCDSPITRKAPILAKPFTMETLHTQIQRLLA